In the Candidatus Nitrospira nitrosa genome, one interval contains:
- a CDS encoding Gfo/Idh/MocA family protein yields MLRLGVIGYGYWGPNVVRNFLAHHDCKVVTICDKSSAALTRVMAAHPGIGVTTNPDAVLLATDIDAVAIVTPVSYHYELAKKALENGKHVFVEKPFTATSSEAEELIELADRRGLQIMVDHTFLFTGAVRKIKQLIDEGTLGRLYYYDSTRVNLGLFQHDVNVLWDLAPHDLSIMDYLIGVEPELVVATGGAHVNNLENIAYLTVYFPDNVLAHINVNWLSPVKMRTTLVGGQKRMLVWNDLDLAEKLRVYDKGADVKNETGMHAALVSYRTGDMYAPKIEEAEALKVETRYFLDCIMNKTRPINDGIAGLRVVRILEAAEQSLNQHKEIVLA; encoded by the coding sequence ATGTTACGTCTTGGTGTAATTGGGTATGGGTATTGGGGACCGAACGTGGTACGAAATTTCCTCGCACATCACGACTGCAAAGTCGTCACGATCTGCGATAAGTCTTCCGCGGCCTTGACTCGTGTGATGGCCGCACATCCCGGCATTGGTGTAACAACGAACCCGGATGCCGTGCTGCTCGCCACGGACATCGATGCCGTGGCGATCGTGACGCCTGTCTCGTACCACTACGAATTAGCCAAGAAAGCGCTTGAGAATGGGAAACATGTGTTCGTGGAGAAACCCTTTACAGCAACGTCCAGCGAAGCCGAGGAACTGATTGAACTGGCGGATCGCCGTGGACTCCAAATCATGGTTGACCATACCTTTCTCTTTACTGGGGCTGTTCGCAAGATCAAACAACTTATCGATGAAGGCACATTGGGCCGCCTCTACTACTATGATTCGACACGCGTGAATTTGGGCCTATTTCAGCATGACGTCAATGTGCTATGGGACCTCGCGCCGCATGACTTGTCGATTATGGATTACCTCATCGGCGTTGAGCCTGAGTTGGTTGTAGCGACCGGCGGGGCCCACGTGAACAATCTTGAGAACATTGCCTATCTGACCGTGTATTTCCCTGATAATGTTCTTGCACACATCAACGTGAACTGGCTCTCACCGGTAAAAATGCGCACAACGCTGGTCGGGGGTCAGAAGCGCATGCTCGTCTGGAATGACCTCGACCTGGCAGAGAAACTCCGCGTCTATGACAAGGGTGCCGATGTCAAGAATGAAACCGGAATGCACGCGGCCTTGGTTAGCTACAGAACCGGCGATATGTACGCCCCCAAAATTGAAGAAGCTGAAGCGCTGAAGGTAGAAACTCGCTATTTTCTGGACTGCATCATGAATAAGACAAGACCAATTAACGACGGAATAGCTGGGCTGCGGGTCGTGCGTATTCTTGAAGCAGCTGAACAATCTCTGAACCAGCATAAAGAAATTGTATTGGCATAG
- a CDS encoding polysaccharide deacetylase family protein produces MKKLYYYLKPAIPWAIRVRARRLMANRLRRQFSSSWPIWEPAARSPDGWPGWPKGKQFAFVVTHDVEGMRGLARCKQLAELDMACGIRSSFHFVPEGEYQVPDLLRAELENKGFEIAVHDLHHDGTLYRSSQHFQVQARKINEYCEKWKASGFRAGFMFHNLEWLHDLNVAYDASTFDIDPFEPQPDGVGTIFPFWVQQSGSKGYVELPYTLPQDSTLFVIFRETTIDLWKQKLDWVASHGGMALVIVHPDYLSFDGKPQPSEYPADLYEQLLKYVTTRYGDRCWYALPREVAAFAAQVKPRLPQDLSHFSRLCGEGR; encoded by the coding sequence ATGAAGAAACTCTATTATTACCTCAAGCCGGCTATTCCCTGGGCCATTCGAGTGCGAGCTCGACGTCTGATGGCGAATCGTCTACGGCGGCAATTCAGCAGTTCCTGGCCGATTTGGGAACCTGCAGCTCGATCGCCGGATGGCTGGCCGGGGTGGCCAAAGGGAAAGCAGTTTGCTTTTGTCGTAACGCACGATGTCGAGGGCATGCGAGGATTGGCTCGATGCAAACAGTTGGCGGAACTGGATATGGCCTGTGGCATCCGCTCATCGTTTCATTTTGTTCCAGAAGGCGAGTACCAAGTACCTGATCTCCTCCGAGCAGAACTCGAGAATAAAGGGTTTGAAATCGCTGTTCATGATCTCCATCACGACGGAACGCTCTACCGTTCGTCGCAACATTTTCAAGTGCAGGCTCGCAAGATCAATGAATATTGCGAGAAGTGGAAAGCCTCCGGTTTCCGAGCAGGATTCATGTTTCACAACTTGGAATGGCTTCATGACCTCAATGTTGCCTACGATGCCTCCACCTTCGACATTGACCCGTTCGAGCCGCAACCCGATGGGGTTGGGACGATCTTCCCATTCTGGGTTCAACAAAGCGGCTCAAAGGGTTACGTGGAGCTCCCCTATACGCTTCCGCAGGACTCGACATTGTTCGTGATTTTCAGGGAAACGACGATCGATCTGTGGAAACAGAAACTTGACTGGGTGGCTTCACACGGAGGCATGGCCTTAGTAATCGTCCATCCGGACTACCTGTCTTTTGATGGGAAGCCGCAGCCTTCGGAATATCCAGCCGATCTGTATGAACAGCTTCTCAAATACGTCACGACCCGATATGGGGATCGCTGTTGGTATGCCCTTCCTCGCGAAGTTGCAGCGTTTGCGGCGCAAGTCAAACCTCGATTACCTCAGGACCTCAGTCACTTCAGTCGGCTCTGTGGAGAGGGAAGATGA
- a CDS encoding acyltransferase family protein, whose translation MDFTKGVLVLLMLLYHWINYFVSTEGAIYTYIRFITPSFIFITGFLVSSVYPRRHGLNYNHVFGRLLQRGIKLLVIFTALNVISNILFAANYRGQLPGIIGFFDRAADIYISGNAKSLFWVLLPISYFLPVAGSLLIICGGNRLLLCGVCCLVVLGVTASSLWSVSSPNLEMLGFGILGLACGTYPIDRLNDLYKYPFEFGALYLVYTVAISIWGVPYILQLVGVSLTVCLIYMIGIRHLVMKVAYDWIVMLGQYSLFGYIAQIGILHLVHKFIDYFDLPSIMALGISLTIACVLTIVTVLVLDEARKNIAVIRNMYQLVFA comes from the coding sequence TTGGATTTCACAAAGGGAGTGCTCGTCTTATTGATGCTTCTGTACCATTGGATTAACTATTTTGTTAGCACAGAAGGAGCAATTTACACTTATATTAGATTTATTACTCCATCGTTTATTTTCATTACAGGTTTTCTTGTGAGTAGTGTTTATCCTAGGAGGCACGGGCTCAACTACAACCATGTATTTGGGAGGCTGTTGCAGCGTGGCATTAAACTTCTGGTGATCTTTACGGCCCTCAATGTGATCTCGAATATTCTCTTCGCCGCAAATTATAGGGGGCAATTGCCAGGCATCATTGGATTTTTTGATCGTGCTGCTGATATTTATATTTCAGGTAATGCTAAGTCATTGTTTTGGGTACTGCTTCCAATCAGTTATTTCCTGCCAGTAGCTGGCTCATTATTGATCATTTGTGGAGGCAACCGGTTACTTCTTTGCGGAGTTTGTTGTCTGGTGGTGCTAGGCGTGACAGCATCAAGTCTATGGTCGGTTTCTAGCCCCAACCTTGAAATGTTAGGGTTTGGTATTCTGGGTTTAGCATGCGGAACCTACCCTATCGACAGACTTAATGATCTCTATAAATATCCGTTTGAGTTTGGCGCTCTTTATTTGGTCTATACGGTAGCGATTAGCATTTGGGGAGTACCATACATTCTCCAGTTGGTTGGGGTCAGCCTAACCGTCTGCTTAATCTATATGATTGGAATCAGACATTTAGTGATGAAAGTCGCGTACGACTGGATAGTTATGTTGGGGCAATACTCTCTCTTTGGCTATATTGCTCAAATAGGCATACTGCATCTTGTGCACAAGTTTATAGACTACTTTGATCTTCCTTCGATTATGGCCCTTGGTATTTCGCTCACCATCGCTTGTGTTCTGACCATCGTTACCGTCCTAGTGCTTGATGAAGCCAGGAAAAACATTGCGGTAATCAGAAACATGTATCAGTTAGTATTTGCTTGA
- a CDS encoding O-antigen ligase family protein, whose protein sequence is MNLLLLIAFITVLIWIYYQEQRERPRVTRTTWIVVVWAVIYGSRPVTEWFSQTGGGGLAESVDEGNPIEAMISILFLLVGSVVLLRRKLRWDTVLKENTAVVVFYVFWWLSILWSDYPLITFKRLFKEFGAVIMALVVLTELAPAEAIKAIFVRMSYLCIPLSVILIRYFPEWGRAYVGYDKSEVMWVGVATHKNTLGVLAMVGAVFLLWDILEGWPKGARRPPRAFLASRLITLGSCWYLLLIVNSVTSLLCAVLGSVLLLVLHRTGIRNRPIRLELIGGCLIAVILILEYLVGIKEDFLDAMGRDPTLTTRTEIWPMLIELQPNAFLGAGFNTFWAGERLRISFEKFGGIFQAHNGYLETYLNGGWFGISVLVGVLVAAYLRIRKRLIVGAPDAGIRLVVLIIAVVYNYSEASFNKIGVLWLLTVIVLMQSLPGSVFAQATCRTRY, encoded by the coding sequence ATGAATCTATTGCTTCTCATAGCTTTCATCACCGTCCTTATCTGGATTTACTACCAGGAGCAGAGAGAGCGTCCGCGTGTAACTCGCACAACCTGGATCGTCGTAGTATGGGCCGTAATCTATGGCTCCCGTCCAGTCACCGAATGGTTCAGCCAGACGGGAGGAGGAGGACTTGCAGAATCAGTGGATGAAGGAAACCCTATAGAGGCAATGATAAGCATTCTGTTCCTACTCGTAGGCAGCGTTGTCCTGCTGCGACGAAAACTTCGATGGGATACCGTCCTAAAAGAGAATACCGCTGTTGTTGTGTTCTACGTCTTTTGGTGGCTCAGTATTCTGTGGTCAGACTATCCTTTGATCACCTTCAAGAGGTTATTTAAAGAGTTTGGCGCCGTCATTATGGCCCTCGTAGTACTCACGGAGTTGGCTCCCGCAGAGGCGATTAAGGCGATCTTTGTTAGGATGTCATATCTTTGCATTCCTCTTTCCGTAATACTGATCCGTTATTTTCCCGAATGGGGGAGGGCCTATGTTGGTTACGACAAAAGTGAAGTCATGTGGGTGGGGGTGGCCACCCATAAAAACACTCTTGGTGTACTCGCCATGGTTGGCGCAGTATTTCTTCTTTGGGATATTTTGGAAGGGTGGCCCAAAGGAGCCAGGCGACCACCACGAGCGTTCCTAGCGTCCCGCCTGATCACACTGGGGTCATGCTGGTATCTCTTATTGATCGTGAATAGCGTCACATCACTACTCTGTGCGGTATTGGGATCGGTGCTTCTTCTTGTCCTTCATCGAACAGGCATACGAAACCGTCCAATTCGATTAGAGTTGATTGGAGGCTGTTTAATCGCGGTCATATTGATATTGGAGTATCTTGTCGGTATTAAAGAAGACTTCCTCGATGCAATGGGGAGAGATCCAACTCTTACCACCCGTACTGAGATCTGGCCGATGTTGATCGAACTTCAGCCAAATGCCTTTTTAGGAGCTGGATTTAATACTTTCTGGGCAGGAGAGCGACTCAGAATCTCGTTCGAGAAATTTGGAGGCATTTTTCAGGCCCATAATGGATATCTTGAAACCTATCTCAACGGAGGATGGTTTGGTATCAGCGTATTGGTCGGTGTTCTGGTCGCGGCCTATCTACGGATAAGGAAGCGGCTTATAGTTGGTGCACCAGATGCTGGTATTCGTCTAGTCGTTTTGATCATTGCTGTGGTGTACAACTACTCGGAAGCGTCATTCAATAAAATTGGGGTTCTCTGGCTACTGACGGTTATTGTACTCATGCAGAGCCTTCCAGGATCTGTTTTTGCACAGGCCACCTGTCGTACCAGGTATTAG
- a CDS encoding polysaccharide deacetylase family protein: MRGMAFFLSNTLNHGLSQRRTSFIYITMRGDRGVRIAGVLERIQGKYRRTVAAAFCRRPVKMRNTMPLISFTFDDFPLSALEVGGEILRQHGVAGTYYVSLGLLDREESVGRICSAAHVKEVLAQGHELGCHTFGHCDAWDTDPQCFQHSILENQRTLETIMPGTRFETMSYPISTTPRPQIKKQTGRRFACCRAGSQRANIGVVDLNYVYAFFIERAREQPDVIWDLIERNQRNNGWLIFSTHDISPQPTMYGCAPQLFEKIVDRSIASGANILPVSKALALVCNGSVPSRSR; encoded by the coding sequence ATGAGAGGGATGGCCTTCTTTCTCTCAAATACTCTAAATCACGGGCTATCCCAAAGGAGAACATCATTCATATACATAACGATGAGAGGGGATAGGGGAGTGCGCATCGCGGGTGTGTTGGAGAGGATCCAAGGAAAGTATCGAAGAACTGTGGCGGCAGCTTTCTGTCGAAGACCGGTAAAGATGCGGAATACGATGCCGTTGATCTCATTCACTTTCGATGATTTCCCCTTGTCGGCCTTGGAAGTGGGAGGCGAGATTCTTCGTCAACATGGTGTAGCCGGCACCTACTATGTATCGCTCGGCCTTTTGGATCGCGAGGAGTCGGTCGGACGTATCTGCTCCGCTGCACATGTGAAGGAAGTACTGGCTCAAGGGCACGAGTTAGGCTGTCATACATTTGGGCACTGTGATGCTTGGGATACTGATCCGCAATGTTTCCAGCACTCTATCCTGGAAAATCAGCGAACATTGGAAACCATTATGCCAGGGACGAGGTTTGAGACGATGTCATATCCAATCAGCACGACACCACGGCCTCAAATAAAAAAGCAAACAGGCCGTCGCTTTGCATGCTGCCGTGCTGGTTCCCAGAGAGCCAACATCGGTGTGGTGGACTTAAACTATGTTTATGCATTTTTTATCGAGCGAGCAAGGGAACAGCCCGATGTAATTTGGGATCTAATCGAGCGTAATCAGAGGAATAATGGGTGGTTGATCTTTTCTACTCATGATATTTCCCCTCAGCCTACCATGTATGGCTGTGCGCCGCAGTTGTTCGAGAAGATAGTCGACCGATCAATCGCTTCAGGAGCAAACATTCTCCCAGTGTCCAAAGCATTAGCACTAGTTTGTAACGGCTCAGTCCCTTCGAGGAGCAGATGA
- a CDS encoding HAD-IIIC family phosphatase: MYESEINDRLESIDALPPNIVKRFEELTSLVEFRTALPWGEHCTECAWPTCYTTCELYDPREDGGCRLFIDGMTRVDTDEVVRPYLLKLRFKRWGKLWTVGNLARYSRQESLRKEKRNMMIGALARSAPLPRQLKSKVLGKVAYLRRCEAERASPADVPPDCFLIECYNPTQKPINLTFSIRMRNEISTSVFQRVVQSVPGFLIEHIAVSDILQRIDLARPFEVEIVPNEADDTVLYFGFIDFAWLYPKKEVKGPSTEATKPWKCIVWDLDNTLWHGTLIEDGPDRLKLRHDIVEVIRETDRRGILHSIASKNNYADAVQVLQLWGIDKYFLYPQISWDQKSLSIARIAQLLNIGIESLAFVDDQPFEREEVRSAHPHVAVVDAADAGQLLSRPECQVPITEESQHRRAMYQQEKERQLVQESFDGDYGTFLQECKIKVTLTKLTGENLERVYELAQRTNQMNFSGARYPREQLTELGQSHAHETFVIRCTDRFGSYGIVGFAVVDVQEPRLMDLMFSCRIQGKRVEHAFLAYLLDKYSLPERRDFFANYRKTEKNAKPGKMFEEIGFECIDERDGLLSLKYSKSRAIPKENIIHIHNDERG, encoded by the coding sequence ATGTATGAATCTGAAATCAATGATCGCTTAGAATCGATCGACGCCCTGCCTCCGAATATTGTTAAACGGTTTGAGGAACTCACATCTCTGGTGGAGTTCCGGACGGCGCTGCCATGGGGGGAGCATTGTACTGAATGTGCATGGCCGACGTGTTACACCACATGTGAACTTTACGATCCACGAGAGGATGGGGGTTGCAGGTTGTTTATTGACGGCATGACGCGTGTCGACACCGATGAAGTCGTCAGGCCTTATCTTTTGAAACTTCGGTTCAAGCGGTGGGGAAAGCTTTGGACGGTCGGTAATCTTGCCCGGTATTCACGGCAAGAGTCGTTGCGCAAGGAAAAGAGGAACATGATGATCGGCGCACTTGCGCGATCAGCACCACTTCCTCGGCAACTCAAGTCGAAGGTCTTGGGGAAGGTCGCCTACCTTCGTCGATGCGAGGCTGAGAGGGCTTCTCCAGCTGACGTCCCTCCCGACTGTTTCCTCATTGAGTGTTATAACCCAACCCAAAAACCGATCAATCTGACCTTTTCAATTCGAATGCGCAATGAGATTTCTACCAGCGTATTCCAACGAGTCGTTCAGTCCGTGCCGGGATTTCTCATCGAACACATTGCTGTAAGCGACATTCTCCAGCGGATAGACCTTGCACGACCATTTGAAGTGGAGATCGTGCCGAATGAGGCTGACGATACGGTTCTGTATTTCGGCTTTATAGACTTCGCATGGTTATATCCCAAGAAAGAAGTGAAGGGGCCCTCAACTGAGGCGACGAAGCCATGGAAATGCATCGTATGGGATCTTGACAATACCCTGTGGCACGGAACACTTATCGAGGATGGGCCTGATCGACTCAAGCTTCGGCATGACATCGTTGAGGTGATCAGAGAAACGGACCGGCGCGGCATCCTGCACTCGATAGCCAGTAAGAATAATTATGCTGATGCCGTCCAAGTACTTCAGCTTTGGGGGATAGACAAGTACTTTCTCTATCCACAAATCAGCTGGGATCAGAAAAGCCTCTCGATCGCAAGAATCGCGCAATTACTCAACATTGGGATAGAGAGTTTAGCGTTTGTGGATGATCAACCTTTTGAGCGAGAGGAAGTGCGAAGTGCACACCCTCACGTTGCGGTCGTGGATGCAGCTGACGCCGGACAGCTTCTCTCCCGGCCAGAGTGTCAGGTACCGATTACGGAAGAGAGTCAGCACCGACGCGCCATGTATCAGCAGGAGAAGGAGCGTCAACTCGTTCAAGAATCATTTGATGGCGACTATGGAACATTTCTCCAGGAATGTAAAATCAAAGTGACGCTGACGAAACTCACCGGTGAGAATTTAGAACGTGTGTACGAGTTAGCGCAGCGAACGAATCAAATGAATTTCTCGGGTGCTAGGTATCCACGCGAACAATTGACAGAACTTGGACAATCTCACGCCCATGAAACGTTCGTCATTCGGTGCACTGACAGGTTCGGAAGCTATGGGATCGTAGGCTTTGCCGTAGTGGATGTTCAGGAGCCTCGCTTGATGGATCTGATGTTTAGTTGTCGAATTCAAGGTAAGCGAGTGGAACATGCGTTTCTAGCATACCTTTTAGACAAGTATTCCCTTCCGGAAAGACGTGATTTTTTTGCCAATTATCGGAAGACAGAGAAAAACGCAAAGCCTGGGAAAATGTTTGAAGAGATTGGGTTCGAATGCATTGATGAGAGGGATGGCCTTCTTTCTCTCAAATACTCTAAATCACGGGCTATCCCAAAGGAGAACATCATTCATATACATAACGATGAGAGGGGATAG
- a CDS encoding SGNH/GDSL hydrolase family protein, with amino-acid sequence MVKAVALVLSLVVSLLLSEVLARLLLNPADILSAGVVQDSVLGITVAPNTSGFDTWGFRNKTVPSAAEVVAIGDSHTYGNTAGMEDAWPAVAARQTGLNVYNLGLGGYGPNQYYHLLTAKGLTLHPRWVICGLYMGDDFENAFLVTYGLEHWSYLRQERWEKVDANIWGSSEPPVWGAGLRNWLSEHSMVYRLIFHGPLFAMVKEGVRFKEVTEISDPYTTALIIKEQNIREAFRPIGIAERLDERSGPVREGMRITFHLLKEMDQVCKSEGCRFLVVIIPTKETVFSEYLERDPQLHLHDALMRVITNERSVKGALTDFLASAGIAYLDPLPMLKQSVSRQLYAQTTRDMHPSKNGYRVIGEAVSQYINSAK; translated from the coding sequence ATGGTAAAAGCAGTCGCTCTGGTTCTCTCTCTTGTAGTGAGCCTCCTCCTGTCCGAGGTGCTCGCAAGGCTGCTCTTGAATCCCGCGGACATTTTGTCTGCTGGAGTCGTACAGGATAGCGTGCTAGGGATCACAGTAGCGCCCAACACTTCCGGCTTTGACACATGGGGATTTCGAAACAAAACAGTCCCATCGGCAGCCGAAGTTGTAGCAATCGGGGATTCTCATACTTATGGCAATACGGCAGGCATGGAAGACGCCTGGCCAGCAGTCGCAGCCAGGCAAACAGGGTTGAATGTCTACAACCTCGGCCTCGGCGGATATGGTCCTAACCAATACTACCATCTTCTCACTGCTAAAGGTCTCACGCTTCATCCCCGATGGGTCATATGCGGTCTGTATATGGGCGATGATTTTGAAAACGCGTTCTTGGTGACCTATGGCCTTGAGCATTGGTCATACTTGCGGCAAGAAAGATGGGAGAAGGTCGATGCCAACATATGGGGATCGTCTGAGCCGCCCGTTTGGGGGGCTGGGCTGAGAAACTGGCTGTCTGAACATAGCATGGTGTACCGGTTGATCTTCCATGGGCCGCTCTTCGCCATGGTGAAAGAAGGTGTTCGGTTCAAAGAGGTGACGGAAATTAGCGATCCGTATACAACCGCACTTATCATCAAAGAGCAGAATATTCGTGAGGCTTTTCGCCCAATTGGTATCGCGGAACGCCTGGATGAGCGAAGTGGCCCTGTACGGGAAGGCATGCGCATCACATTTCATCTGCTGAAGGAAATGGATCAAGTGTGCAAAAGCGAAGGATGTCGTTTTCTCGTCGTGATTATTCCCACGAAGGAGACCGTGTTTTCAGAGTACTTGGAAAGGGACCCCCAACTTCATTTGCATGACGCGCTGATGCGGGTGATTACGAATGAACGATCCGTAAAGGGTGCACTGACAGACTTCCTCGCTAGTGCCGGAATCGCCTACCTGGACCCACTGCCGATGCTGAAACAATCCGTTAGCCGACAACTCTATGCGCAAACCACGCGTGATATGCACCCGAGTAAAAACGGCTATAGGGTGATCGGTGAGGCTGTGAGTCAGTACATTAACTCTGCGAAGTAA
- a CDS encoding GNAT family N-acetyltransferase has protein sequence MLTATHEVSIKGRMQEVPAFHLDDVAIITKGKFLHIAEIFDEYWLPGVSLPDPYHVLSELQGVEYKPDLFTFAQRVPDTQPRFPFYMESDNVAVIHLSSYDEWFSKQISSASRRNIRASEKKGVTVKQVTFDDEYVRGIMSIYNESPVRAGRQFWHFGKDFGRVEAENGTYRERSTFLAAYAEGEMIGYLKLVWDVKSAAIMQIISKLKYRERRPNNALLSEAVRLCTEKSIPYLLYESYVYGNKIDSSLTRFKRENGFVRMDVPRYFVPLTLKGNLCLKLGLHKTLKDLIPYWLRSRLVRARDEWYSRRGLRD, from the coding sequence ATGTTAACCGCCACACACGAGGTAAGTATCAAGGGTAGGATGCAGGAGGTACCAGCATTCCACCTGGATGATGTGGCGATCATTACAAAAGGCAAATTTTTACATATCGCAGAGATATTCGATGAGTATTGGCTTCCTGGGGTTAGTCTTCCGGACCCGTATCACGTGCTGTCAGAATTACAAGGTGTTGAGTATAAGCCTGACCTTTTCACCTTTGCGCAGCGTGTTCCTGATACCCAACCTAGATTTCCATTTTATATGGAGTCGGACAATGTGGCTGTGATCCACCTCTCGTCATATGATGAATGGTTCAGCAAGCAAATCTCGTCTGCCAGTCGAAGAAATATACGTGCGAGCGAAAAAAAAGGCGTTACTGTGAAACAGGTGACATTTGATGACGAATACGTCCGCGGGATTATGTCAATCTATAATGAGTCACCAGTCAGAGCGGGAAGGCAATTCTGGCATTTCGGCAAGGACTTTGGGCGTGTTGAGGCTGAAAACGGAACCTATCGTGAAAGAAGTACTTTCCTGGCAGCCTACGCTGAAGGGGAAATGATCGGCTACTTGAAACTTGTTTGGGACGTGAAGAGTGCTGCAATCATGCAGATCATATCGAAGCTGAAGTATCGCGAAAGACGGCCAAACAATGCGTTGTTATCAGAAGCAGTCAGACTCTGCACGGAAAAAAGTATTCCGTACTTACTTTACGAAAGCTATGTGTATGGCAACAAGATAGATAGTTCGCTCACTAGATTTAAGAGAGAGAACGGTTTTGTCAGGATGGATGTCCCACGTTATTTTGTTCCGCTCACTCTCAAAGGTAATCTCTGTCTCAAATTGGGCCTGCACAAAACTCTCAAGGACCTTATCCCATACTGGCTTCGAAGCCGCCTTGTGCGTGCTCGAGATGAGTGGTATTCCAGACGCGGTCTAAGAGACTAA
- a CDS encoding asparagine synthase-related protein — MPGIVGLHTRMSREWAEVQLKLMVERLQHESFYIAGTWVDESLGLYVGWVARRNSFSEDMPLRNADGNLTLIFSGEDFSDPESNQDRSPSGIRGMASPSSYLVRRAESETNFPCGLNGRFHGLLADRVRGTTTLFNDRYGMHRLYYHQSKEAVYFSAEAKAILAVRPELRRIEPRAFGEYVTCGCVLENRTLFEGIAVLPGGSKWALKNGSVECKETYFQPREWEEQERLDPESYYQILQDIFISKLSRYFVSNEPIGMSLTGGLDSRMIMAWHKPRPRTLPCYTFGGMYRDCQDVVVARQVARICEQPYEVIDVGKDFLSRFHHYAERAVYLTDGCADVRRASDLYLNERVREIASVRMTGNYGSEVLRGVRAFKPNRPVPGLFSQDVLPYLSQAEETYYSLLLGHPVSFAVFKQAPWHHYGLLALEETQVSIRSPYLDNDLVQTVFRAPQSALATYDVCLNLIANGNPVLRDIPTDRGVGRKGMAGRGLRKWEEVLVKSEYAFDYGMPQWLARINHAVSVLHLERMFLGRHKFNHYRVWYQDVLSDYVRQILLDPRTLSRPYVQRSQIEAIVQEHLSGSRNHTNEIHVMLTLELLHRVLIDKP; from the coding sequence ATGCCAGGAATCGTCGGACTACACACAAGAATGTCTCGTGAGTGGGCGGAAGTTCAACTCAAGCTGATGGTTGAGCGTCTGCAGCACGAGAGTTTTTATATCGCTGGGACTTGGGTGGATGAATCTCTAGGGCTTTATGTGGGGTGGGTAGCGAGAAGGAACTCATTTTCGGAAGATATGCCTCTGAGAAATGCGGATGGCAACCTCACATTGATCTTTTCCGGAGAGGACTTCTCCGATCCTGAGTCCAATCAGGATAGGAGCCCCTCTGGGATTCGCGGCATGGCAAGTCCATCCTCATATCTGGTACGACGGGCCGAGTCGGAGACGAATTTCCCCTGTGGGCTAAATGGGAGGTTTCATGGTCTCCTGGCAGACCGGGTGCGCGGAACGACTACGCTGTTTAACGATCGGTATGGAATGCACCGGCTTTATTATCACCAATCCAAAGAGGCAGTCTACTTTTCGGCTGAAGCCAAGGCCATTCTTGCTGTGCGACCTGAACTTCGGAGGATAGAACCTCGTGCCTTCGGAGAGTATGTCACATGCGGATGTGTATTAGAGAATCGAACGCTTTTTGAGGGGATTGCGGTGCTGCCTGGTGGGTCGAAGTGGGCTCTAAAGAATGGCTCCGTGGAATGCAAAGAGACGTATTTTCAACCAAGAGAATGGGAAGAACAGGAGAGACTGGATCCGGAATCCTATTATCAAATACTGCAGGACATATTTATTAGTAAACTCTCACGGTACTTCGTATCGAACGAACCGATTGGCATGTCCTTAACCGGTGGCCTTGATTCCCGCATGATTATGGCGTGGCATAAGCCTCGTCCAAGGACGCTTCCCTGTTACACCTTTGGCGGCATGTATCGTGACTGTCAGGATGTTGTGGTAGCACGACAGGTGGCTCGTATTTGCGAGCAACCGTACGAGGTGATTGATGTCGGAAAAGATTTCCTCTCGCGATTCCATCACTATGCGGAACGCGCAGTCTATTTGACAGACGGCTGTGCCGATGTCCGGCGAGCGTCCGATCTCTATCTCAATGAGCGAGTCCGAGAAATCGCGTCTGTCAGGATGACGGGGAACTACGGTAGCGAAGTACTACGGGGAGTACGAGCCTTTAAACCGAACCGACCAGTACCAGGTTTGTTTAGCCAGGATGTGCTTCCCTACCTCAGCCAGGCAGAAGAGACGTATTACTCACTGCTTCTAGGTCATCCCGTATCGTTTGCTGTCTTTAAACAGGCGCCCTGGCATCACTATGGACTGTTGGCTCTCGAGGAGACGCAAGTGTCCATCAGATCGCCCTATCTTGATAACGACCTTGTTCAGACTGTGTTTCGTGCTCCTCAATCGGCTCTTGCTACCTACGATGTGTGCTTGAATCTGATCGCAAATGGTAACCCTGTATTGCGAGACATCCCTACAGATCGCGGTGTGGGTAGGAAGGGGATGGCCGGAAGAGGTTTGCGAAAGTGGGAAGAGGTTCTTGTAAAGTCCGAATACGCGTTTGACTATGGGATGCCTCAATGGCTGGCACGGATCAACCATGCCGTATCTGTCCTGCATCTAGAACGAATGTTTCTGGGAAGACACAAGTTCAACCACTATCGGGTGTGGTATCAAGATGTCCTTAGTGATTACGTTCGGCAGATCCTGCTGGATCCTCGCACCCTCTCACGACCATACGTCCAAAGAAGTCAAATCGAGGCTATTGTTCAAGAACATTTAAGCGGAAGTCGAAATCATACCAATGAGATTCACGTTATGCTTACTCTCGAGCTTCTGCATCGTGTGCTTATTGATAAGCCCTAG